DNA from Chitinophaga pendula:
TACATAATAACTAATAGAAAAAGGGACCGATACGGTCCCTTTTCTTATACATGAACTTTTAGTTTCCGGATCATATCCTCTGATATGTCTTCCGCATAAGTACCGTAGGCATGGATCAGTACCCCCTTGTGCCCGTTTTTGGTGACAATACCATAGACGATCGACTCATCGGCAGGGTCAGTATCACCTTCAAAACGATACGTTTCCAATACTTCAAAATCTTCAATGCGGGCATTGGCAATAGGATCATTACAAGTGATCTGGTCAAACTGCAAATTAAAATCCACGGTGAAACCTCTCTTCCGAAGATCGGTTAGTGCAGCCGTAATAGTGTCATATACTTTCATGAGCTCTGCTTTATTATAAACGCCATATACAAACAGGACACAAACACCTGTTTCCTGCTACAATGAAATTAAACATTTCTGGCGCGACATAAGTTAAATAGCCGTCATAAAAAAAAGTCCCACACCATAATAGGGTGGGACTTTTTACTGGCTGGTCTGCCGTTATCTTATTACGGTCACTTCTCCTTTCAGTACGTGAGGCTCTCCGCCAGGTACTTTCTTGTAAGTAAGCCACCATACATAGGTACCGTTGTCAACCGGGGCTCCTTTGTATTTACCGTCCCATCCTCTGTGGTCATCGGAGGTCAGGAAGATCAATTCACCCCATCTGTTGAACACACGCAGTTCATAGTTGTACATCGGTCCTCTTACTACAGGGCGGAAAATGTCATTCCGGCCATCCCCGTTAGGAGAAAACGCATTCGGCAGCGTCGGTTTTGGCTCACATTTGATGAAGTCTACGGTGATCTGGTCAGTGCTGCTACCACATTCATTGAATACA
Protein-coding regions in this window:
- a CDS encoding phosphoribosylpyrophosphate synthetase, which produces MKVYDTITAALTDLRKRGFTVDFNLQFDQITCNDPIANARIEDFEVLETYRFEGDTDPADESIVYGIVTKNGHKGVLIHAYGTYAEDISEDMIRKLKVHV